The DNA segment ATTCAAAATTCAACACATATTATTCATCTCACAAGCACACTAAACACAAAGCACGAACATTATAGGATATATTCAATAAAACCAGTCAGGTTGATTCAAGTTTGGATTACCAAAGGACTAATcaatcaaggactcacgtaaaTTTGGGTATCATAGACCAATTTGTGACAGCATTTACAAGTGacaaaaacaaataaagagATATCAGTTTCATGGGAACTGTTATTCTCCATAGAAGGCTATTAGATGAACCAACTGATTTTCTAGCATATTGAAGACTACAATCAACTGACACGCCAAAAAAAATGACTATGCCTTTTTACTCTTATTCTTGTCTTATTTCAATATCGGTGATTATATTGATAAATGTTAGAcagttaaaaataatatataatttgcataaaaaaaaatatacagcaaattaaaataaggaaaataaaatatatttcattCAAAGATTATGTTGTACAATGACAATCTCCCATTCAACAACCATTTTTCAGAAAGACATCCAGGTGACCAGTTCACCTGATGATGTCTCCCGACAACTTGGATAATAGTTGATTTTTTCTAGTGTCTGAAGCTCTTTCACAAGTTTCAAAAGAGAAACATTTTTAGACTTGAAGATGTCGTCAGACCTGTTTATACCAAGTCGTtgcttgattttttttctttattcgAGACAGTCACTGTAGTAGCCCAAcaccattttacaagattaattaagtaaaaataGTTAATCATGGATTATGGgcttaatttggaattaatCGGACAAAATATGAAGCTTTGGGCTAAGGACAATTTCGGAgcgtgttaggctcacttccggttattttctgttatCTAGTTACCCCATTCAATGGGACCGATGCATGTTGTTATTCCTAAAGTCAGGGAGTTTAGGTGGTGATCAAGGCTGGATGTCAGGGTTGAACACTAGGTTTTACTTTCTGGTAttggtttatttttttaagttttgcaTTTACTCTAATTaagattatttattatttaattgcatgtttaaatatttgattattaGGTGATCACTGTATGGGTCACTACAGTCACCCAGCTCCTACTGGCGGATAAGGAGTAACCCTATGAATTTGCAGCATTTCCACCTTAGCCTCTAGGGACATCAACTTCTGATGAACAATGATTTCGTACTCTTTGATAATTGCTTCCATGATCACTATGCTAAGAATTTgttgatatgatcaaatttaTGTAATTCGAAACTATTTGTAGAATTATTTGGAAAATGTGAAGAGTTATTCATGGTAAATATTTTCAATGAATTGCAGATATCGAGGAGAcgtaataaatataatttttaagtatttcaaGAAATACAATGaagatattttatatatatcaaattaattaaggGGAAACTGCTTGAAGAATGTTTGAAGAGAAATAATTGATTTTCGAAGAATATAtcaataaaagaaagaagagcTGCTTAGTTTAATCAAAAACCAAAAAGAGAGAAATTTTCAGAATAAGTTTTGGTATTTGACAAAACACGAAGATATATTTCTAGTAGTCCATTCGAAAATCAACCAGTCCAAGATTAAGCAATCTAGCTAGTCAGAAATCATATCCATGAAGCTAGGGGTGTCAAAATTGAACCCAACCCGTCAACCCGACACGAGTTGACCCAAAATATATCGGGTTAGGGTTGGGGGTTTTTGGGTTTGGGTCAAATCAAGTTGACCCGAAAGCTAACCCgaaaaaattaatcgggttTGGGTTGGGTTTGGGTCAACCAGTgacccgaattttttttaattattattttttatgaaattaTGAAAGATATTTGCTACATTTTTATGTtttgtatgtttgaaaaaaatttattatatatttatataatagattttcgtcatttaatgtttattttacaattttgatgttttaaaataatttttttattttttgtactaagtataatttaaattatttacaactacaatttcaaatttaaattatatataaacttagattttgttattatgtgtttaattaaatattattattattgtgttttttgaaatttaatttaattattttttaaaaaaattttaaaactaaaaatataaatcGGGTTGGTTCGGGTTGATCGGATTAGTCGGGTTggtcgggttcgggttcgggttggtCGTTTTTGGGTTGAGTCGGGTTCGGGTTGAGagattctttttaaaaaattcttcAACCCGACCCGAATCGATCCGACCTACCCGAATTGACAACCCTACATGAAGCTCAAGACCAATTGAAGAAGCTAGTTCATATATACAATCCAAAATCAAGGCTGAGAAAATGAATTAATTGGGCATACTGGAATACATTATCCGACTGCTCAAAACCTATTTCAAATATAAGAGTTGTCGCAAGATTAAGACATctcaattaaaaaattatttctaagttattatattaaataacaCATTAGTGAAGAGTTTCACGTGCAAAGCACGTGCATCCTCCTAGTTAGCTAGCAACTAATTAACTTACACTTTTTTACGGAATGTCTCAActcaatttctttttttttctgggCTCTCTCCCTGTATAAGTCAATCCACAGATGCAGAACACACAAAATTCTGACCCCAATTCCTGATCCTATGACGAAAATCCAAGAAATCCAAGCCCATGCAGGTAACACGCCATCATGATCTAAACCACTGGTGAAAAACAATCATATATATCAAGATTTTTATCTGGGTGTCGTTTGGTACCTCTTTTAGGACCATAGCTACATCCACCAATAATTACATCTTCTCGAATATGCTCAGCCACGTTGAAGTTACATGTCACAAAACAAACCCTTATTTACAGCACTTGGCATTATAGAGCTTAATCATAAGTTGAAATCGAGGGGAGACCGAGGTTTTATCAGGGTGTCGTTTGGTATCTCTTTTAAGACCATAGCTACATCCACCACTGATTACATCTCTTATGTTGTTAAGAGTAGCCCTGTTGAAGAATAAGAAGTTTTTTACAATACCATCCACGCAATCCAGTACATGCCGTGTTTCGACTATGCACGGTCCGTTGCAGTATGGATCCATGTATTCAGGTGGCACGCTGAGCTCACTGGTTTGAGTTATTTGTAAATATGTAGACATGTATAATAGAATATATGATAAATTGTGTTTAGTTGTAACATGTTAGCTGAATACATAACATTGATCAAGTCTTCTTTCCAATTTTCAGACTCACCCTTTGCACGATCTCTTTGTTGTTTAAAACTTTGGCAGAGAATGTTTTGAGTATATTCTAACGTTTGAAAAGACATATTGGACATAGATTTTATATTTGATGTAGAAATCATGCTATTTTGTTGCAATAATGCGTTAAAACAGGGCAGTGAGTTGGAGTTGGTAAGTATGTGCAGGAATCATAGACAGTCATTTAATGTAGATTGCTACCTATGATGGCCGAAGCAAATATAGAAAATCCAATGCCATTTAGATGAAAAAGTTTCGAATGTTTTGTtttcataaatttaaaatttcaccaCTTTCGTTAAATCACCCCCTTTCCCCGTCTCTCCCCTTCTTTCGAGTCTTTGGCTGTGTGCGTACATGATCTATTTTCTGAATACCGTAGTATTAGGACATGCAAATCTGAAGTATTATTGCATTCAGTTAATCAAGAATCAGGTTGGGTGGGAGGAGAGCACCGACAGCCACCACTTAGCTTGAgcgaaaatatttttaaagaattCACTTGTAGAGCATTTACTCAATTGTTTATATCTCAACTATATTTACGAGAAATAATTAAGTTTCAAGGATTAGTGCGACTACTTACATGCTTATCGTTGAAACATTTGAATGCTTTATTCAGGAGCAGAGATGGATTAGTGCCTATTTTTCCAGCTTCAGGAAAATATTGATCTCCTTGTCCTTCACCTTCtgcttcagaaaaaaaaaaaaaacaataacgaatgaaaatcaaaatctaacCAAACAAAAACACGAAAAAAATAACTAGGAAacgaaaaaaacaaattaaaaatataaacagGAAAATCTAAAAAACTTGAAGCAAAAAAGaatatatacaaaaataattGACGAGAGGCATACCTTTTTGAAGCAATTCCAAAAGTGAGCGAAAAACATGTAAACAAAGCGCTGAGAGCTTCGAGTCACACAAATCGGGAGTTTAAACTCGATATTCAAAGGAATCCAAAATAACACAAACTAGAACCTACCTTTACACATAAGATCAGATGAAGGAGCTTGGCGAGCACCATACAAGCGCCGAACAAACATTCTGAAATTCTGACAGTGAAATCCGAAGAACACTGCAGAAATCTGTTCGTTCTGAGGAAGAAAGAATAATAATTGGAGATCGATGTTAAAGCTTAGGCTAACTGAAAGGAGGTCGGATGACCTGTTTCCGGTGATCGATCGGCAACTAGGGCGCATGAGCTGTCCTGGGTAGAAGGGGCGACGCTGATTGGGGCTAGGGTTTGGATTTTCCTTCTCtttcttttgttctttcttCTCTAGCGTGTAGGTATAGATttgtatatgtattttttttttaaaaaagggaaaaaaaagagaaaacggTTTGCCAAGAGGGTtgtcttaaactagataaaaccgttgtcgtaggcctcaaaaaacatgcaaatagacaacggttaattaaaaccgttgttgtagGCCTAAAAAACCGCTGATAGACAACAacttttaaaaccgttgtctttaatACATATAAGacaatgaatttttaaaaaccgttgtcttttttcaataaaattacggccaacgacaacggtttttgtaaaAACGTTGTTAAAGGCCAAAAGACAACAGCTTgtgtataaaaccgttgtctttttagtgtAGTTAAAtagcatatttgttgtagtgacaTATATGGTTTGGTGTGCATTTCAATGATTTCCCTATATGGAGCAGTATCTCGCTTACGCAATATATTACCAGCTAAAATGTAGATTAAGACTAGGACTGGGTTACCGAACCAAAATACCGACTTTTCGgaataccgtaccgaaattattttgatatatatacattattttggtatatcaaattttttttcggtatctatagGGTAttagtataaatttttttcataccaaaattttgaaatttcgatatcgctatcagtatgaattttttttataccaatatttttgatacggtataccgaaaatccaCCCCTAATTAAGACGATTAATTAATTGCGTTATGAATTATCATTAAACTTCAACCATTTTCaagtttaaattaaaaattataatagatTAACTTATACAATCAATTtagaaatttcaaataataataattttattatattgtcACAAATCGACACAAAGTTGTTTTGCCAGTATTCGCACGGTTAAAGAGCAAAGAAGGTCGCACGTGTCTTTAGTGTCACGGATTGAAAATTTCAATTATAAAttctgtaaaaaaaatatttcaattatAAATATTGATAACGTCTTCTGAAATTATTCCAAACTTAGTTTCTCGAATCTTTCCCCTTCTCTCCACACTTATCCTTCTCTTTAACTTCTCATTATgttgattttatatttaattcatataatatatatatatatatatatatatccatataatAGTGGCCAGAACGGGAGGAGGGCAACTATGTaaagattaatatatataatagattCTCACTAGAAAATATCACTATATGATTTGAATATTttacataataattaattatttaaacacAGCTATATATAATGGAATAAAACatgcccatatatatataacaaactTTCACACAAGAGTCCCACCCTTGACATACTCCGTGTAAGCCAAAGCTATCAACCCTAACATTGCAAGCCTTCCATTCCAAAGCTCTGCATCGGATGTCATGAATCCCCTCGATCTCGAATCCGCGCTAACGCCTTTAAACAATGGGACAAGAGATGCTACGGATAGCAGAGCAGTTGCCCCCAGAAACCACGGAATCCCTCCGTTTTGTATTTGGGAAAATATATCTTGTCCTCTGGTTAATTCCACTGCAATTGCTGCTACGAATCCGATCATGGCTAGCC comes from the Henckelia pumila isolate YLH828 chromosome 1, ASM3356847v2, whole genome shotgun sequence genome and includes:
- the LOC140876114 gene encoding uncharacterized protein isoform X1, which translates into the protein MRPSCRSITGNRTNRFLQCSSDFTVRISECLFGACMVLAKLLHLILCVKLSALCLHVFRSLLELLQKEGEGQGDQYFPEAGKIGTNPSLLLNKAFKCFNDKHWFRS
- the LOC140876114 gene encoding uncharacterized protein isoform X2, whose product is MRPSCRSITGNRTNRFLQCSSDFTVRISECLFGACMVLAKLLHLILCVKLSALCLHVFRSLLELLQKEGEGQGDQYFPEAGKIGTNPSLLLNKAFKCFNDKHGYS